The Setaria italica strain Yugu1 chromosome IX, Setaria_italica_v2.0, whole genome shotgun sequence genome has a window encoding:
- the LOC101766622 gene encoding polyubiquitin: MKRGAMGQEQPPHYKIYVKMVKEVALDVKCTDTVDQIKSKIGSIEGIDKNHQALFFGGNHLENNNRLADYNITTNSSVDLYVTDGMQISVSIPSVGKIIKLNLKKSQSVADVKAEIEQKGGIPLDEQILMCGCQQLEDNKVLSQCGLSNGQPLHVLVRPTDKLRISVSVDVERTVNLDVKSWYTVADVKLMIETLEGLPARSQILMRTQPGGAETLKDTDTLQNQLIRNNDTLTLYQNIQFFVKTYEGRTLTMSMKTCDTVDEVMKKVEERSLAKAGVYYLHYRGRALCPGDTLHKHKVVNNSTVEARLHNSHVSMAKQKETLGS, encoded by the coding sequence ATCTATGTCAAGATGGTGAAAGAAGTGGCACTTGATGTGAAGTGCACTGATACCGTTGATCAGATTAAGTCTAAGATTGGTTCCATAGAGGGCATTGATAAGAACCATCAAGCACTCTTTTTTGGTGGAAATCACTTGGAGAACAACAACAGGCTCGCTGATTACAACATCACGACAAACTCTTCTGTCGACCTCTATGTAACTGATGGGATGCAAATATCTGTCAGTATCCCCTCTGTTGGAAAGATAATCAAGCTCAATTTGAAGAAATCCCAGAGTGTTGCTGATGTCAAGGCAGAAATTGAACAGAAGGGAGGAATTCCACTGGATGAACAAATCCTGATGTGTGGATGCCAACAGCTTGAGGACAACAAGGTGTTGAGCCAGTGTGGTTTGAGCAATGGTCAACCGCTGCATGTTCTGGTCCGCCCAACTGACAAGCTGCGTATATCTGTCAGTGTTGATGTTGAAAGAACTGTGAATCTAGATGTGAAAAGCTGGTATACTGTTGCTGATGTCAAGTTGATGATTGAGACCTTGGAGGGTTTACCTGCACGCTCACAGATACTCATGCGAACTCAACCTGGCGGTGCTGAAACGCTCAAAGACACTGATACGCTGCAGAATCAGCTCATCAGGAACAATGACACTCTCACGCTATATCAGAACATCCAGTTCTTCGTCAAGACATATGAAGGGAGGACGTTAACAATGTCGATGAAGACGTGCGACACAGTGGATGAAGTCATGAAGAAGGTTGAAGAAAGGTCGCTGGCCAAGGCAGGTGTCTACTATCTGCACTACAGGGGGCGTGCTCTGTGTCCTGGGGATACTCTTCACAAGCACAAGGTCGTGAACAATTCCACAGTCGAAGCCCGCCTCCATAATTCACATGTTAGTATggcaaaacaaaaggaaaccCTAGGGAGCTAG